A window of the bacterium genome harbors these coding sequences:
- a CDS encoding SAM-dependent methyltransferase, producing MIHALLEKNLISDSLIRFGIRRLLKQRLKEEDMGNPEIQQHRLMSFVGELKQSPIAVHTLAANEQHYEVPSEFYRLVLGKHLKYSSG from the coding sequence ATGATCCATGCACTGCTGGAAAAAAACTTGATCTCCGACTCCCTGATCCGGTTTGGTATACGGAGGCTATTGAAGCAACGGCTCAAAGAAGAGGATATGGGAAACCCGGAAATTCAGCAGCATCGACTGATGTCTTTCGTCGGCGAACTTAAACAGAGTCCGATCGCCGTTCACACACTTGCAGCCAACGAACAGCATTATGAAGTCCCGAGTGAATTTTACCGGCTGGTACTTGGAAAACATTTAAAGTATAGTTCAGGCT